Proteins encoded together in one Verrucomicrobiia bacterium window:
- a CDS encoding response regulator transcription factor yields the protein MKKSVVVVEDDSGLRKQFTKILGTAADIKCLGAYSSAEEALPQILVAKPDVVLMDIKLPGMSGIECLTEIRKHDHSTHIVMVTVYEDSKRIFAALKAGANGYLIKSSPPAELLAAIRDVYKGGAPMSSHVANKVVEHFHALGPSPTETENLTLREREVLNLLALGYLYKEIAEQLNIGFETVRSHVKSICQKMHVRNRLEAVGKLRSEAKTAE from the coding sequence ATGAAAAAATCCGTAGTGGTGGTGGAAGACGATTCTGGATTGCGAAAGCAATTCACGAAAATTTTGGGAACGGCGGCGGATATCAAGTGCCTCGGCGCTTATTCGTCGGCAGAAGAAGCTTTGCCACAAATTCTCGTGGCCAAGCCGGACGTGGTGTTGATGGACATCAAGCTGCCGGGAATGTCGGGCATCGAATGTTTAACCGAGATTCGCAAGCACGATCACTCCACGCACATTGTGATGGTGACGGTCTATGAAGACAGCAAACGGATTTTTGCCGCGCTGAAGGCGGGCGCGAACGGTTATCTGATCAAGTCGAGTCCGCCGGCGGAATTGTTGGCAGCGATTCGCGATGTCTATAAAGGCGGAGCGCCGATGTCGAGCCATGTGGCGAACAAAGTGGTGGAACATTTTCATGCGTTGGGGCCTTCACCGACCGAGACTGAGAACCTGACTTTGCGGGAGCGCGAAGTGTTGAATCTGCTGGCGCTGGGCTATCTCTATAAAGAGATCGCGGAACAGTTGAACATCGGTTTTGAAACCGTGCGCAGCCATGTAAAAAGCATCTGCCAAAAAATGCACGTGCGAAACCGGTTGGAAGCAGTGGGAAAATTGCGGTCGGAAGCGAAGACGGCGGAGTAA